In Actinomadura citrea, a single window of DNA contains:
- a CDS encoding ABC transporter ATP-binding protein: MMPVTEQKSSENPTKLVVESVSRSFRSLANNRRPQFTQVLNDISFTIRAGEIVSVVGLSGCGKTTLLRIVGGLLSPDSGTLRVDDREVKGPGLDRAIVFQQPSLLPWHNALRNVEFGLELKKVAKGVRARKAREALRLVGLGDYEKYYPKQLSGGMQQRVGLARALAVEPEILLMDEPFSALDAQTREELQAELLELNAKTRKTIMFVTHDLDEAIYLSDRVLVLLPRPGRVQAMVEVDLPRPRADLLDIKSDPAFIKARDIVAREIRAGGDRS, translated from the coding sequence ATGATGCCCGTCACCGAGCAGAAGAGCTCCGAAAACCCGACGAAGCTGGTCGTCGAGTCGGTATCGCGCAGCTTCCGTTCTCTGGCGAACAACCGGCGCCCGCAGTTCACCCAAGTCCTCAACGACATCTCGTTCACCATCCGTGCGGGCGAGATCGTCTCGGTCGTCGGGCTGAGCGGATGCGGGAAGACCACGCTGCTGCGCATCGTCGGCGGCCTGCTCTCGCCGGACTCCGGCACACTGCGGGTGGACGACCGCGAGGTGAAGGGCCCAGGGCTCGACCGCGCCATCGTCTTCCAGCAGCCGTCCCTGCTGCCCTGGCACAACGCTTTGCGCAACGTCGAGTTCGGCCTGGAGTTGAAGAAGGTCGCCAAGGGCGTGCGCGCGCGGAAGGCACGCGAGGCGCTGCGCCTGGTCGGGCTGGGCGACTACGAGAAGTACTACCCCAAGCAACTGTCGGGCGGCATGCAGCAGCGCGTCGGCCTGGCCCGCGCCCTCGCGGTCGAGCCGGAGATCCTGCTCATGGACGAGCCGTTCTCCGCGCTCGACGCGCAGACGCGCGAGGAGCTGCAGGCCGAGCTGCTCGAGCTGAACGCCAAGACCCGGAAGACCATCATGTTCGTCACGCACGACCTGGACGAGGCCATCTACCTCAGTGACCGGGTACTCGTGCTTCTACCGCGCCCGGGACGGGTCCAGGCGATGGTCGAGGTCGACCTGCCGCGTCCGCGCGCCGACCTCCTGGACATCAAGTCCGACCCGGCGTTCATCAAGGCCCGCGACATCGTCGCACGTGAGATCCGTGCGGGAGGCGACCGGTCATGA
- a CDS encoding amidohydrolase family protein, whose product MIIDCHGHFTTAPKALGEWRERQIRAFGEGVRVRPDELEITDGEIREAVGDGQLRLQNERGTDLTVFSPGAGKMAHHHGDERTSLDWSRVANDLIGRVCGLFPDRFAGVCQLPQSPGGALETSIRNSVEELERCVEDLGFVGCLLNPDPSDGFYQAPPLTDKVYYPLYEKMVELDVPAMIHVAMSRNDALQGTCAHYLAGDTAAFMQLCTSNLFEDFPELRLVIPHGGGAVPYHWGRYRGFMQDKGLPPLEEAVLGNVFFDTCVYHRRGLELLLDVVPAENVLFASEMIGAVRGVDPETGRNFDDVKFLLDGIDMTDVDREAVYGGNAQRVFSRLKSRGVAK is encoded by the coding sequence ATGATCATCGACTGTCACGGCCACTTCACCACCGCCCCGAAGGCCCTCGGTGAATGGCGGGAACGGCAGATCAGGGCGTTCGGCGAGGGCGTCAGGGTGAGGCCGGACGAACTGGAGATCACCGACGGCGAGATCCGCGAGGCCGTCGGCGACGGGCAGCTCCGGCTGCAGAACGAGCGCGGCACCGACCTCACGGTCTTCTCGCCGGGAGCCGGCAAGATGGCCCACCACCACGGCGACGAGCGCACCAGCCTCGACTGGTCCCGGGTCGCCAACGACCTGATCGGCCGGGTCTGCGGGCTCTTCCCCGACCGTTTCGCCGGCGTCTGCCAGCTCCCGCAGTCTCCCGGCGGCGCGCTCGAGACGTCGATCCGCAACTCGGTCGAAGAGCTGGAGCGCTGCGTCGAGGACCTCGGCTTCGTTGGCTGCCTGCTCAACCCGGATCCGTCGGACGGCTTCTACCAGGCGCCGCCGCTGACCGACAAGGTCTACTACCCGCTCTACGAGAAGATGGTCGAGCTCGACGTCCCCGCGATGATCCACGTGGCGATGTCGCGCAACGACGCCCTGCAGGGCACCTGCGCGCACTACCTCGCGGGCGACACCGCCGCCTTCATGCAGCTGTGCACGTCCAACCTGTTCGAGGACTTCCCCGAGTTGCGCCTGGTGATCCCGCACGGCGGCGGCGCGGTGCCCTATCACTGGGGGCGCTACCGGGGCTTCATGCAGGACAAGGGCCTGCCGCCGCTGGAGGAGGCGGTGCTCGGCAACGTCTTCTTCGACACCTGCGTCTACCACCGCCGTGGCCTGGAGCTGCTGCTCGACGTGGTCCCGGCGGAGAACGTGCTGTTCGCCTCGGAGATGATCGGCGCCGTCCGCGGCGTGGACCCCGAGACCGGCCGCAACTTCGACGACGTCAAGTTCCTGCTCGACGGCATCGACATGACAGATGTGGACCGCGAAGCGGTGTACGGCGGCAACGCGCAGCGGGTGTTCAGCCGGCTGAAGTCCAGGGGGGTTGCCAAGTGA
- a CDS encoding ABC transporter ATP-binding protein encodes MSSKASAEALRFENVTLRFPGARQAAIEDVSLRVERGRFVAVIGPSGCGKSTILNLAAGLLSPTEGEVHFAGERVTGVNSAASYVTQQANLLPWLSVGANIGLALKFRKVPKAERKDRIGHWVKLVGLTGFEDHYPRELSGGMQKRVSIARALIYDPSIVLMDEPFGPLDAITRLKLQQDLLNLWEEQNGTLVFVTHDLNEALYLADQVVVMSSGPGTVRQVLEVPFERPRSIGSLVESPEFAELYNELWSLVKSELQMSDATA; translated from the coding sequence ATGTCGAGCAAAGCATCCGCGGAGGCCCTCCGCTTCGAGAACGTCACGCTGCGGTTCCCCGGGGCGCGCCAGGCGGCGATCGAGGACGTCTCGCTCCGCGTGGAGCGCGGCAGGTTCGTCGCGGTGATCGGGCCGTCCGGCTGCGGGAAGAGCACGATCCTCAACCTGGCCGCCGGACTGCTGTCGCCGACCGAGGGCGAGGTCCACTTCGCCGGGGAGCGCGTCACCGGGGTGAACTCCGCGGCGTCGTACGTCACCCAGCAGGCGAACCTGCTGCCCTGGCTGAGCGTGGGGGCCAACATCGGGCTCGCGCTGAAGTTCCGCAAGGTGCCGAAAGCGGAGCGGAAGGACCGCATCGGCCACTGGGTGAAGCTGGTCGGGCTCACGGGGTTCGAGGACCACTATCCGCGCGAGCTGTCCGGCGGCATGCAGAAGCGCGTCTCCATCGCTCGGGCGCTCATCTACGACCCGTCCATCGTGCTGATGGACGAGCCGTTCGGTCCGCTGGACGCCATCACCCGGCTGAAGCTCCAGCAGGACCTGCTCAACCTCTGGGAGGAGCAGAACGGGACGCTCGTCTTCGTCACCCACGACCTCAACGAGGCGCTCTATCTCGCCGACCAGGTCGTCGTCATGTCCAGCGGCCCCGGCACGGTCCGGCAGGTCCTGGAGGTGCCGTTCGAGCGGCCCCGCAGCATCGGCTCCCTCGTGGAGTCGCCCGAGTTCGCGGAGCTTTACAACGAGCTGTGGAGCCTCGTCAAGTCCGAGCTGCAGATGTCTGACGCCACCGCGTAG
- a CDS encoding recombinase family protein, whose product MGVSAGERTVRHALAAADCREVIVETASTRGARPKLRATLDTLKPGDTLVIYKPDRIARSMKELLVLLEDELHASEVNLEILTGTCAGLHKPNGQTIADKMLFMVAAMAAEMERELIHERTMDGLAAANAQGRYGGRPPPSTTTPSPSLATAAHAANRSPRSPGT is encoded by the coding sequence ATCGGCGTCAGCGCCGGTGAGCGCACGGTCCGGCACGCCCTCGCGGCCGCCGATTGCCGCGAGGTGATCGTGGAAACCGCCAGCACCCGCGGCGCCCGGCCGAAACTCCGCGCCACCCTGGACACGCTCAAACCAGGCGACACCCTGGTGATCTACAAGCCGGACCGCATCGCCCGGTCGATGAAGGAGCTCCTGGTGCTCTTGGAGGACGAACTGCACGCCAGCGAGGTGAACCTGGAGATCCTCACCGGGACCTGCGCCGGGCTCCACAAACCCAACGGCCAGACCATCGCCGACAAGATGCTGTTCATGGTCGCCGCGATGGCCGCCGAGATGGAACGCGAACTCATCCACGAACGCACCATGGACGGCCTCGCCGCCGCCAACGCCCAGGGGCGCTACGGCGGACGGCCCCCGCCGTCGACGACGACACCCTCGCCATCGCTCGCGACCGCCGCGCACGCGGCGAATCGGTCACCTCGATCGCCCGGCACCTGA
- a CDS encoding HpcH/HpaI aldolase family protein, whose product MTRLNGVIRALETGGHAFASFVPPDPAAAVEFSAAKYDGLIFEMEHKPWDVVGLKHGLQYLLDRRQIAAAGDLAPAVTPLVRIPTNGAEKGQWHAKQALDLGAYGIVWPHISTVDEARNAVAACRYPQLPDAERYDPAGVRGDSPAAAARYWGLANDEYYARSGVWPLDPDGEILVALMIEDQLGIRNLPDILDQVPGIGLVIVGEGDMSQELGVPRRYEHPKVLESKRRILDACGERGVAVGHPHVTAGNVEQVLKDGYRFLMTLPVRSYPGLERGRELTGRS is encoded by the coding sequence GTGACCAGGCTCAACGGGGTCATCCGGGCACTGGAGACGGGAGGGCACGCGTTCGCGTCCTTCGTACCGCCGGACCCGGCGGCCGCTGTGGAGTTCAGCGCCGCGAAGTACGACGGCCTGATCTTCGAGATGGAGCACAAGCCCTGGGACGTCGTCGGCCTCAAGCACGGCCTCCAGTACCTGCTCGACCGCAGGCAGATCGCGGCGGCCGGCGACCTGGCCCCGGCGGTCACCCCGCTGGTGCGAATCCCGACCAACGGTGCGGAGAAGGGCCAGTGGCACGCCAAGCAGGCCCTCGACCTGGGCGCCTACGGCATCGTCTGGCCGCACATCAGCACTGTGGACGAGGCCCGCAACGCGGTCGCCGCCTGCCGCTATCCGCAGCTGCCGGACGCGGAGCGCTACGATCCGGCGGGCGTGCGCGGCGACAGCCCGGCTGCGGCGGCCCGTTACTGGGGTCTGGCGAACGACGAGTACTACGCCAGGAGCGGGGTCTGGCCGCTGGACCCGGACGGCGAGATCCTCGTCGCGCTGATGATCGAGGACCAGCTCGGCATCCGGAACCTGCCCGACATCCTCGACCAGGTGCCCGGCATCGGACTGGTGATCGTCGGTGAGGGGGACATGAGCCAGGAGCTCGGCGTCCCCCGCCGCTACGAGCACCCGAAGGTCCTCGAATCCAAGCGCCGCATCCTCGACGCCTGCGGCGAGCGCGGCGTCGCCGTCGGGCACCCGCACGTGACCGCGGGAAACGTCGAGCAGGTCCTCAAGGACGGCTACCGCTTCCTGATGACCCTTCCCGTGCGCTCCTACCCGGGGCTCGAACGCGGCCGCGAGCTGACCGGTCGCTCCTGA
- a CDS encoding ABC transporter permease, which produces MTTDHVVKPADSGAGGAVAADEPWVRALRRAERRRTALVWALRLAVAAVILVAWQVIGKRDPLFTSYPTAVVQAAWDEVTSGTLGGAMAKSFEILVLGLLAGVVIGIVAGLIIGRYSLVASSVEWIVSALNATPLLAIIPLLIVWFGLGFQSKVVTVFVMTVFSMLLNTAAGVHEVDTNVLDVSRAFVASESQVFRKIILPSAVPFIMTGLRISIGRALIGTVAAEFFTGVSGLGGLIQKYGASYQTDYMLVPVLTLMLLGVLLTGLARWLENVVAPWRDRRR; this is translated from the coding sequence ATGACGACTGACCATGTGGTGAAGCCAGCGGACTCCGGCGCCGGCGGAGCGGTGGCGGCGGACGAGCCGTGGGTGCGGGCGCTGCGGCGGGCCGAGCGGCGGCGCACGGCGCTGGTCTGGGCGCTCCGCCTGGCGGTCGCGGCCGTGATCCTGGTCGCCTGGCAGGTCATCGGCAAACGCGACCCGCTGTTCACCTCCTACCCGACGGCTGTGGTGCAGGCCGCCTGGGACGAGGTGACCTCCGGGACCCTCGGCGGCGCCATGGCCAAGAGCTTCGAGATCCTCGTGCTCGGCCTACTGGCCGGCGTCGTCATCGGGATCGTGGCGGGCCTGATCATCGGCCGCTACTCTCTGGTCGCCTCGTCGGTGGAGTGGATCGTCAGCGCGCTCAACGCGACGCCGCTGCTGGCCATCATCCCGCTGCTCATCGTCTGGTTCGGGCTCGGATTCCAGTCGAAGGTCGTCACGGTGTTCGTGATGACGGTGTTCTCGATGCTGCTCAACACGGCCGCGGGCGTCCACGAGGTGGACACGAACGTGCTCGACGTCAGCCGGGCGTTCGTCGCCTCGGAGAGCCAGGTGTTCCGGAAGATCATCCTGCCCAGCGCCGTGCCGTTCATCATGACCGGCCTGCGCATCTCCATCGGCCGGGCGCTCATCGGGACCGTCGCCGCGGAGTTCTTCACCGGGGTCTCCGGGCTCGGCGGCCTGATCCAGAAGTACGGGGCCAGCTACCAGACCGACTACATGCTCGTCCCGGTCCTCACCCTGATGCTGCTCGGCGTGCTCCTGACGGGCCTTGCCCGCTGGCTGGAGAACGTCGTCGCCCCCTGGCGCGACCGGAGGCGCTGA
- a CDS encoding helix-turn-helix domain-containing protein — MARDRRARGESVTSIARHLKIGRSTLYRALADHDQTQPPGRRQQRIGQRR, encoded by the coding sequence ATCGCTCGCGACCGCCGCGCACGCGGCGAATCGGTCACCTCGATCGCCCGGCACCTGAAGATCGGACGCTCCACCCTCTACCGCGCCCTGGCCGATCACGACCAGACCCAACCCCCAGGTAGACGGCAACAACGGATCGGCCAACGGCGATAG
- a CDS encoding ABC transporter substrate-binding protein — MKKLSVALGEHPHARALLTGEAAVEGYRVEPVEVRPIIGAYRRMIRDLEFDVCELAPVSYLMARQEGIPLTAVPVFLNRRFHHGDVQCATDSGIRLPSDLEGRRVGVRAYSVTTGVWVRGVLQGEYGVNNEKITWVVDDDDHIEGRAPRNVERVTDGRSLGELLKVGEIDAAFTGNAGTGRAGAPREGWAAAVADPPRDGGGPYPLFPDADVLAVDWYLRTGIYPCHSLIALRSDLVESDPGLPTALYAAFAESKRLQVAADPGWTALPRFARQERQITGDPVPYGVEANEPTVRALVRFAQEQGLLDAGFSADPADLFAAGDYPSA, encoded by the coding sequence ATGAAGAAGCTTTCGGTTGCTCTCGGGGAGCACCCCCACGCGCGGGCGCTGCTCACCGGCGAGGCTGCGGTGGAGGGGTACCGGGTCGAGCCGGTGGAGGTCCGGCCGATCATCGGCGCCTACCGCCGCATGATCCGCGACCTGGAGTTCGACGTGTGCGAGCTGGCGCCGGTGTCGTACCTGATGGCCCGTCAGGAGGGGATCCCGCTCACCGCGGTGCCAGTGTTCCTCAACCGCCGCTTCCACCACGGCGACGTGCAGTGCGCCACGGACTCGGGCATCCGCCTCCCCTCCGACCTGGAGGGACGCCGCGTCGGGGTGCGCGCCTACTCGGTGACCACCGGGGTATGGGTGCGCGGCGTCCTGCAGGGCGAGTACGGGGTGAACAACGAGAAGATCACCTGGGTGGTGGACGACGACGACCACATCGAGGGGCGGGCGCCGCGGAACGTCGAACGGGTCACCGACGGGCGCTCCCTCGGCGAACTGCTCAAGGTCGGCGAGATCGACGCCGCGTTCACCGGCAACGCCGGCACCGGCCGGGCCGGCGCGCCGCGGGAGGGCTGGGCGGCCGCGGTCGCCGACCCGCCGCGGGACGGCGGCGGCCCGTACCCGCTCTTCCCCGACGCCGACGTGCTGGCCGTCGACTGGTATCTGCGGACCGGGATCTACCCGTGCCACTCGCTGATCGCGCTCCGTTCCGATCTGGTCGAGAGCGATCCCGGCCTGCCCACCGCGCTGTACGCGGCCTTCGCCGAGAGCAAGCGACTGCAGGTCGCCGCGGACCCCGGCTGGACTGCGCTGCCGCGGTTCGCCCGCCAGGAGCGACAGATCACCGGCGACCCCGTCCCGTACGGCGTGGAGGCCAACGAGCCGACGGTGCGGGCGCTCGTGCGGTTCGCGCAGGAGCAGGGACTGCTCGACGCGGGCTTCTCCGCGGACCCGGCGGACCTGTTCGCCGCCGGCGACTATCCGAGCGCCTGA
- a CDS encoding SRPBCC domain-containing protein, translating to MISITETIAVPRPRERVWEVISSPADVVSCIAGAELGEAHEDGSFDGTLMVKFGAVRVRFGARVHLDLDEAEFEGRLTARGKDGQAATRFTADASFRVIEDGSASKVVMDGEIQLTGKLTSLIEAGAGVVVSRMTRDFSARLIELCAAPAAPAAPVAPAPTRPTTLTARIRALWAALWRWRSERSSQGGTA from the coding sequence TTGATATCGATCACTGAGACGATCGCCGTCCCCCGCCCGCGGGAACGGGTGTGGGAGGTCATCTCCAGTCCCGCGGACGTCGTGTCCTGCATCGCGGGCGCCGAGCTCGGCGAGGCGCACGAGGACGGTTCCTTCGACGGGACCCTCATGGTCAAGTTCGGGGCGGTCCGGGTCAGGTTCGGTGCCCGCGTGCACCTGGACCTTGACGAGGCCGAGTTCGAAGGACGGCTGACGGCCCGCGGCAAGGACGGCCAGGCGGCCACCCGCTTCACCGCCGACGCGAGTTTCCGCGTCATCGAGGACGGGAGCGCCTCGAAGGTCGTCATGGACGGCGAGATCCAGCTCACCGGAAAGCTCACCTCGCTGATCGAGGCGGGCGCGGGAGTCGTGGTCTCCCGCATGACCAGGGACTTCTCGGCGCGGCTGATCGAGCTGTGCGCCGCGCCCGCCGCGCCCGCCGCGCCGGTCGCGCCGGCGCCGACGAGGCCGACGACGCTGACCGCCCGGATCCGCGCCTTGTGGGCGGCGCTGTGGAGATGGCGTTCGGAACGATCCAGCCAAGGAGGTACGGCGTGA
- a CDS encoding ABC transporter substrate-binding protein: MDQTFSRRSFLGMAAGAGLGATGLLTAGCSGGGGGGNSVSIANTAATASITLNHLMDALGYLKSSGVDVKMTNVSSGTQVVAALASGSADITVLSGFIGMFPAMEKGLPLKAVGGTQLIATEAFYTGNPQVKSMRDLAGKTLGTGAVGAQLYDGFLAVLDKYRISPKDVTFRNVGTSADTFKAVLARQIDVGYGQVADQVLAKPKGVRMLATVNDELPLYINQGAVATTKAIKSKRDALVKVLAAYVKLFQYLTTPESKTKYVAAYIAAGGTQEEGEVQWEFINKSKSYSPTLDLPEEKVTYLQKLNVQAGSQKKVVPFADCTDLSLRKDVLALVK; encoded by the coding sequence ATGGACCAGACATTCTCACGGCGTTCCTTCCTGGGCATGGCCGCCGGCGCCGGCCTCGGCGCGACGGGCCTGCTGACCGCCGGCTGCTCGGGCGGCGGCGGTGGCGGCAACTCGGTCAGCATCGCCAACACGGCGGCCACAGCCTCGATCACCTTGAACCACTTGATGGACGCGCTCGGCTACCTCAAGAGCTCCGGCGTGGACGTCAAGATGACCAACGTCAGCTCGGGCACCCAGGTCGTGGCGGCGCTCGCGTCCGGCTCGGCGGACATCACCGTGCTGAGCGGCTTCATCGGGATGTTCCCCGCAATGGAGAAGGGCCTGCCGCTGAAGGCCGTGGGCGGCACGCAGCTGATCGCGACCGAGGCCTTCTACACCGGGAACCCGCAGGTGAAATCGATGCGGGACCTGGCCGGCAAGACTCTCGGCACGGGAGCGGTCGGCGCCCAGCTCTACGACGGGTTCCTCGCCGTGCTCGACAAGTACCGGATCTCGCCGAAGGACGTGACGTTCCGCAACGTGGGCACCAGCGCGGACACCTTCAAGGCCGTCCTGGCAAGGCAGATCGACGTCGGCTACGGGCAGGTCGCCGATCAGGTGCTCGCCAAGCCCAAGGGCGTGCGGATGCTCGCCACCGTCAACGACGAACTCCCGCTCTACATCAACCAGGGCGCGGTCGCCACCACCAAGGCGATCAAGAGCAAGCGGGACGCGCTGGTGAAGGTCCTCGCCGCGTACGTGAAGCTCTTCCAGTACCTCACGACTCCGGAGTCGAAGACCAAGTACGTCGCCGCCTATATCGCCGCCGGCGGAACCCAGGAGGAGGGAGAGGTCCAGTGGGAGTTCATCAACAAGTCGAAGTCCTACTCCCCGACGCTGGACCTGCCGGAGGAGAAGGTCACCTACCTCCAGAAGCTGAACGTCCAGGCCGGGAGCCAGAAGAAGGTCGTCCCGTTCGCCGACTGCACCGACCTGAGCCTGCGGAAGGACGTGCTAGCCCTGGTCAAGTGA
- a CDS encoding GntR family transcriptional regulator: MEQGSNTDTKAEAGTVVTRYEQAYEGLRSLLLSGSIEPNTRLTEADLTSRFNVSRSTMRSALVRLAQEGYVSSEVNRGVRTKSFSVEEAADILEARETLEAALAGKAAERATEADIAELDGTLEAMKEAQARGDQTAYSRGNRRFHEQVKRAAHQTTLARVYDGLLYPLVMRQYRNISAPHPRRGSLEEHQAVYLAILTRNPDAAIAAMRHHVSSARRQLLLG, encoded by the coding sequence GTGGAACAAGGCAGCAACACCGACACCAAGGCGGAGGCCGGAACGGTCGTCACCCGCTATGAGCAGGCCTATGAGGGGCTTCGCTCGCTGCTGCTGTCGGGAAGCATCGAACCGAACACACGGCTGACCGAGGCGGACCTGACCAGCAGGTTCAACGTCTCGCGCAGCACCATGCGGTCGGCGCTGGTCCGCCTGGCGCAGGAGGGCTACGTCTCCAGCGAAGTCAACCGCGGGGTGCGGACGAAGAGCTTCTCGGTCGAGGAGGCGGCGGACATTCTCGAAGCGCGTGAGACATTGGAGGCCGCCCTCGCGGGGAAGGCGGCGGAGCGCGCGACCGAAGCGGACATCGCCGAACTGGACGGGACGCTGGAGGCGATGAAAGAGGCCCAGGCGCGCGGCGACCAGACTGCCTACTCGCGGGGCAACCGCAGATTCCACGAGCAGGTGAAGCGGGCGGCGCACCAGACGACGCTGGCCCGTGTGTACGACGGCTTGCTGTACCCGCTGGTGATGCGCCAGTACCGCAACATCTCCGCTCCCCATCCGCGGCGCGGTTCGTTGGAGGAGCACCAGGCCGTCTACCTCGCGATTCTCACGCGCAATCCGGACGCGGCGATCGCGGCAATGCGCCACCACGTGAGTTCCGCGCGCCGGCAACTGCTGCTGGGATAG